The Theileria equi strain WA chromosome 2 map unlocalized gcontig_1105316255037, whole genome shotgun sequence genomic sequence GTTGCAACGCCTGGTTACACGGTTTCTATTTTTATACCGACATTCGGCTCACTCTGCGACACAGAGTGGAATTTGTAGTCGGTTATGTAGATGGACAATGACAAACCTTAGTTTGAGGGCTTGTGGAGTGAGTCTGAGCTGGATGTCCTGGATAAGTGAGTCGATAATGTCCTGAGAAATTGGGAGTCCCTTGAAAACATTCTCGCTATTTACAGCGGCTTCCTGTGCGCATTTAGAGACGGGTAGATAAACACACCTTTAGGGCGTCCAAAGCATGTGGATATGTGTGATAGAGGGGCCATATGCAAATTTTGTTGAGTTCCTCAACGGATATACCATGCTTCTGCGGTGGAATGTCGACATTTACAACGCATTACCTGTGCAATGTGTCTGACAGTTTGATGCACTTTTTTGGATTTTGAGAATTTCTCCTCACACTTTACGATATCTTCGGGTGATACTCTTCTCTTTGACAGATCAATGTACCCCTTTACTGGATCTACACGCAAAACCAGGACGACCTCGTGGCGTCCTACTTTCACCAACTTGTTTATACTTCTGTATCTCCTCTTGGAGAGCTCAGATAATAGAATCAGACCTAGACGTTGTTGTAAGCAGATGTCTCAACACCTAGACTCACCTTCTCTGTCGTCATATTCCAATAATGATACATAAACGCCCTGTGACTCGATCCTGTTAACTTTAACCATGACAAGCTCTTCGGGCTTGGGGAATTTCTGCTCGTAAAAGCGGCAGTCGCCCAAACCAGATCTGGAAGGAGGTCCCATCTTGTGTCCTACCGCAGCATTAGCATCAATGGGTGTGTATATACGGAAGTATCCATGAAAATCCGGACGGAAGGGATAGCCGCAAATGCGGGCCATTACAACCGCAAACCACGGCGTAAATGCAACAATCGTATGGAATAACACAAGTATATAGAAATTCATGGCATAAAGGGGCCGGTAAAGGCCATTTGGCATACCTGTGAGGAGTAAAGGCCAGAATCCTAAAATCTAGCGGAATGCCACACCCTAAAAATGGCAAATTGCGTAAAAATTGTGATGAAAGAAATTTTCGTCCCCTGGTGACGAGTTTACGGTTAATTTCCAGTGAATTTCAGCAGCGACGAGGTCACAGGCCCAATATGCGCTCTACACATGGAGTTGATTTTTTTGGTCTAAATTGGCGTTTCTGGACCACAAACTCAGTCACACCTTTTACGGTAGCATAATCTGCAGAGACATATCCTTGGATAGCGCAAGGGACGAGTTTTCAGGGTACAACCGGGGGGCTGACTCGTCAGCAAGGGCGCTCAAGGCAAGACGAAAATCAGCCCTTTTGGATCATTTTTACGGCCATATACCCAAAGTTCATCGGTCATGTTTCAacatattttgagaaaCGGGTGgaatatcgcaaatttgGTACGAAATGGAAGAGTTGTGTCCAGGAAGAGTTTTTTAACGGCGCAAAGCgccaaaattttggcaatTCGAGCACATTACCGCCACTTTTCCACCTCTAACGAGGAGCCAGAAACCATCAAAATCGCACATGGGCCAAAGGACACCATCCTTATGACCGGGTGAGTTTTGCCCCTCGAATGTGTAGCTCTCTGTACCCATTCAGATGGCTTTCTCACCGTATACACATTATACATGACAGATACAGGTACAATGTGAGAGAGAATGAAATGGAATCGCACATTAAAACGCTCAAAGAGGCCCTGAAGCTAAAGCTAATGACGCTCAAATTCTACAGCGAGGACATTGCCCAGTCGTTCACCGGTTTGTTTCATGATTTGCATCATCACAGGACCAATTTAGACCTTGCAATGTGCCAGCACCAGTCCCTCTTGTACATCAACGAGGCCAAGGACAACTACCTCAACGCCTACGAGATATGGAAAAAGATTAGGGGAGAAAAGTCGAGGGAGGTTGCcaacattttaaatctaaTTGGTGTGTTTATGCGCGATTTGGGTGACGTCAAGGCTGCGAAATCGGCGCTGAAGGAGTCGCTCGAAAT encodes the following:
- a CDS encoding eukaryotic translation initiation factor 2 alpha subunit, putative (encoded by transcript BEWA_040030A), which produces MGPPSRSGLGDCRFYEQKFPKPEELVMVKVNRIESQGVYVSLLEYDDREGLILLSELSKRRYRSINKLVKVGRHEVVLVLRVDPVKGYIDLSKRRVSPEDIVKCEEKFSKSKKVHQTVRHIAQKHGISVEELNKICIWPLYHTYPHALDALKEAAVNSENVFKGLPISQDIIDSLIQDIQLRLTPQALKLRCTIDVWCFGPDGIDAVKLALKKAKDAHAEVSVRLVAPPQYEIVTSCHDKEKGIALMNKCLEAIETEIKAHNGGDFKQKCDIIIMGDDDEKHLEDLLEMHESSDEESDEEEDQEEEDEGMGLVDESLIPQDVEVNEEDED
- a CDS encoding conserved hypothetical protein (encoded by transcript BEWA_040040A); translation: MFQHILRNGWNIANLVRNGRVVSRKSFLTAQSAKILAIRAHYRHFSTSNEEPETIKIAHGPKDTILMTGYNVRENEMESHIKTLKEALKLKLMTLKFYSEDIAQSFTDLAMCQHQSLLYINEAKDNYLNAYEIWKKIRGEKSREVANILNLIGVFMRDLGDVKAAKSALKESLEIDKSLGTAMSYLCSVYSLNNLAGIADLEGEYQEACNYYEDALKILLTATGGDANHRLISVLYYNMACSYHHLNDDYNAEIALNRSRDVIANIGDPCNILHRVEELLDIIKKDRQS